TCTCCGGTTTATTCAGAGCAGCTATTCGGGATAGCGACACTTTTGGGACCGGTTCTTGAGCCTCAGTTCCTGGTTTATCCTCTAGGCCTGCTCTACTGCTACCACCACCATGTTCTAGTCCTGAGGTTACTACACTTAAAGAATGATGACGGCTGCTATTTCCAACCGAAGAAGATGATCCTTCAATTGATTTTTTAAGACTCGAGTTCCGGAAAGATGATCCCGAAGCAGCGTCTGACGTTTTCGCGTCCTTGTTTATCTCTTGTAAACGAATGAGCTGCGAGTAAGCTCCCTCTGGATCTCTCAGCAGCTCTGAATGCGAACCTTTCTCCACCATTTTCCCGCGGTGAATAACCGCAATCATATCCGCATTCCTAACCGTGCTTAACCGATGCGCGACGATAACCGTAGTCCGGTTAACCATCACTCTATCCAAAGCCTCTTGAACCACTCTTTCGGATTCCGCATCGAGCGCGCTCGTTGCTTCATCGAGAAGGAGAATTCTCGGATCTTTAAGAATGGCTCTTGCAATGGCTATCCTCTGTTTCTGTCCTCCCGAGAGCTGCGTCCCGTGCTCTCCCACCATCGTATCCAACCCCTGAGGCAACTTGTCTATAAACTTGGCCGCGTTCGCTAGCTCCGTAGCCGCTTTGATCTCTTGAATCGTCGCGTTCTCTTTCCCGTAGGCGATGTTCTCCATGATGCTCGACGAAAACAGAACCGGTTCTTGGCTAACCAACCCGATTTTGCTTCTGATCCATTTCAGCTGAAACTCTTTCAGATTAACACCGTCGATTAGTACTTGTCCGGCTTTCGGATCGTAAAACCTCTCGATCAGACTGATGACGGTTGATTTTCCGCTTCCGCTCTCTCCTACTAACGCGGCTGTTGCGCCGCTCGGGATAAACAGAGAGAACCCGTCGAAAATATCTTCATCCGGCCTAGCTGGATAGCTGAAATGAACGTCTTTAAGTTCTATGTCTCCTCTGATGTCTTCAAGAATCTTGCCCTTTAAGTCGTAAGCATCAATCAAAGGCTTTCTTTCGATCGTCTCGAACATCTTATACGCTGCGGATTGACCCGCGGAGAATGCTGTTACGCATGGAGATGTTTGTCCAAGCGACCTTTAAAAACAGAGCATTTGTATGtcgcaaaaaaaaatacattatctaTATTCAAACAGAAGATATGTACAAGTGATTGATTGCCTTTGGGGGTTTATAAACACTTACATGGCACCGGCGACGACGATGATGAGTACGTTGATGACAGCGCCACCGGTATAGCCTTTTTCGAGAATCATCTTCCCACCAAACCAAATAGCCAAAGCATAGCTGCTGAATAACACGAACAACATTATTCCCAGTCCTAGACCAGTCGAGAATCCTTGTTGTATGCTTGATTTGTACGCCGATGTTATGAACTTTTTGTACTTGTTTATCGCTTCTTTCTCTCCCGTGAATGATGCAACCTTTAAGACAAAAATTGAAAGAAACAAATCTCAGTTGAAtattggttttaaaaaaaaaaaattagcttaGGAGGAAGTTGTGTTATTACCGTTCGGATAGATCCGATAGTCTGTTCAACAACAGTAGCTGCTTTAGCATAAGCAGCTTGTCCCTGAGAAGAAGCTCGAGTGACTATAATCGCCATGGCTGCACCAGCCATTGCCAGGAGAGGTATTGAAGTTAACATAACCAATGTTAGTAACCATCCTTTAGCAAAAGCTAATGCAAATCCACCGATGAACGTTGCTATCAACTGAATAAACTTCCCAACCTGcaatattcaattaaaaaactttttaaacaGATGGAgtcattatattatatataaagcctctttttttggaaatatataGAGCAAATTTCTATGATTACCTTCTCACCCATGGCGTCTTGTATAAGAACAGTATCACCAGACATTCTACCAACAACCTCCCCTGTGTTTGTTTCCACATCGAAGAATCCAATGTCTTGTCTCAGAATTGTTTTCAGATACATATTTCTTATCCTCGCCGCTTGTCTCTCCCCCGTTATCATCCAACAAGCCACctctacagaaaaaaaaagaagtaaaattaCAGTTAAAAACTTCTGTTCCTGAGTTGTTTGTTTTTTGTGTGTAAAAGTGCAGTGGAGAAACATACGAAGAAAGGCTGCTCCTAGTGTTCCAATTCCAAGGTAGACGAATTTCACACAAACCTATTAAGAGGAAACATTATCTATTTATTAAACCAAGAACATAATCaagttttttgatatttttattgttataacAAGACATACCTTTGAGATAACATCAACGATGTCTTTGTTGTTCTGGTTCTGTCCAAAGGAATCAATGAGGTCACCAAACAACAATGTCATGAGAGGCAAACCAACACCATTCCCCATAGCTCCAACTGAGCCACATATCATCAAGAGAACATCGTAGGAATCCGCAAATGCAAATAGCTTGTAGAAGGGAACTGTCTTCGCCTTTTCATCCTTCTTtgtctcttcttctcctccctCTCTGGGAGTTTTGGAAGTTGAAGGTTCGTGTGAAACAGAGTCGCCTTCTCCGGCGCCGTCACGATTCATTTTCGGCGCTggtagagaaaagaaaaagagttcgAATACACAGATGGAGATCGACGGTATA
The sequence above is drawn from the Brassica napus cultivar Da-Ae chromosome A8, Da-Ae, whole genome shotgun sequence genome and encodes:
- the LOC125577223 gene encoding ABC transporter B family member 11, which gives rise to MNRDGAGEGDSVSHEPSTSKTPREGGEEETKKDEKAKTVPFYKLFAFADSYDVLLMICGSVGAMGNGVGLPLMTLLFGDLIDSFGQNQNNKDIVDVISKVCVKFVYLGIGTLGAAFLQVACWMITGERQAARIRNMYLKTILRQDIGFFDVETNTGEVVGRMSGDTVLIQDAMGEKVGKFIQLIATFIGGFALAFAKGWLLTLVMLTSIPLLAMAGAAMAIIVTRASSQGQAAYAKAATVVEQTIGSIRTVASFTGEKEAINKYKKFITSAYKSSIQQGFSTGLGLGIMLFVLFSSYALAIWFGGKMILEKGYTGGAVINVLIIVVAGAMSLGQTSPCVTAFSAGQSAAYKMFETIERKPLIDAYDLKGKILEDIRGDIELKDVHFSYPARPDEDIFDGFSLFIPSGATAALVGESGSGKSTVISLIERFYDPKAGQVLIDGVNLKEFQLKWIRSKIGLVSQEPVLFSSSIMENIAYGKENATIQEIKAATELANAAKFIDKLPQGLDTMVGEHGTQLSGGQKQRIAIARAILKDPRILLLDEATSALDAESERVVQEALDRVMVNRTTVIVAHRLSTVRNADMIAVIHRGKMVEKGSHSELLRDPEGAYSQLIRLQEINKDAKTSDAASGSSFRNSSLKKSIEGSSSSVGNSSRHHSLSVVTSGLEHGGGSSRAGLEDKPGTEAQEPVPKVSLSRIAALNKPEIPVLLLGTVAAAINGAIFPLFGILISRVIEAFFKPPHELRRDSKFWALIFVALGVVSFIVSPTQMYLFAVAGGKLIRRIRSMCFEKAVHMEVGWFDEPQNSSGTLGARLSADAALIRALVGDALSLAVQNAASAASGLIIAFTACWELALIILVMLPLIGINGYIQVKFMKGFTADAKSKYEDASQVANDAVGSIRTVASFCAEEKVMQMYKKQCEGPIKDGIKQGFISGLGFGFSFFILFCVYAASFYAGARLVEAGRTTFNDVFQVFFALTMAAIGISQSSSFAPDSSKAKVAAASIFGIIDRKSKIDSSDETGTVLENVKGDIELRHISFTYPARPDIQIFRDLCLTIRAGKTVALVGESGSGKSTVISLLQRFYDPDSGHITLDGIELKKMQLKWLRQQMGLVGQEPVLFNDTIRANIAYGKGSEEAATESEIIAAAELANAHKFISSIQQGYDTVVGERGIQLSGGQKQRVAIARAIVKEPKILLLDEATSALDAESERVVQDALDRVMVNRTTVVVAHRLSTIKNADVIAVVKNGVIAEKGTHETLIKIEGGVYASLVQLHMTASN